DNA sequence from the Vibrio ishigakensis genome:
TCAAAGGCAGAAACACACTCATACCTGCCCTGTCCGACCTGCCTAACACCAATCGCCGTTTCTTTCTCTGGCCAAAAACTCATGGCATCCAATGAGGATACGTAAGGCCTGTCACCGTTGCGGACATGCATTCTAGCCTGATTGCGCACCTGCCAATTAAGAGATGGCATGCACTGTTTTAGCTGAGATTCATATTCAAGATAAGCCGTTGAATTCTGCTCTCTTGGATCGAAATAGATAAGGTCAACATCATTGAGCGGGGTTGGCTTTTCAAAACCATGTATTGAGTCCCAAACCAGATTTCGCACAAAGCCAGCCGCTAAATAGCTGTCAGGAAGGTTTAGCTCATATGCATGAGACAGCGCTTCTAATCGCACTGGGTCTTGTTTGAGTAAGTCTAGAATTCTATCCATGCTGTCTTTTTGCAGCGCTCTATTTAAGCGTGCCATTGCTCGCTGCCAATCTGCGCGTATCCTTATCAATCTCCACTCGCAATGAAGAAGTCAGCTCATCCTTGTCGGTGTACTTCTTGCCGTAGCTAAGATTGAAACCATAGTCGAAGGTATCTGGGTTAATACCCTGAGTATGCTGTA
Encoded proteins:
- a CDS encoding nucleotidyltransferase family protein, with protein sequence MDRILDLLKQDPVRLEALSHAYELNLPDSYLAAGFVRNLVWDSIHGFEKPTPLNDVDLIYFDPREQNSTAYLEYESQLKQCMPSLNWQVRNQARMHVRNGDRPYVSSLDAMSFWPEKETAIGVRQVGQGRYECVSAFDVESLFENFITHNPKRSKEIFMQRVESKSWLIHWPLLKVQYSS